A single window of Cytobacillus dafuensis DNA harbors:
- a CDS encoding DegT/DnrJ/EryC1/StrS family aminotransferase has translation MKKILLSTPHLTGNEQEYINHAIESNWVAPLGPNVDSFEKEIADYAGSKGAVALSSGTAAIHLALNLLGVGKGDIVFCSTLTFIASANPIIYQGATPVFIDSEPETWNLSPTALEKALIEAKKNNKLPKAVIVVHLFGQPAKLDEIISICSHYNIPIIEDAAESMGSLYKGKQTGTFGEFGIYSFNGNKIITTSGGGALVSDDINALNRARFLASQAREPEIHYEHKYIGYNYRMSNILAGIGRAQLKGLDERIHLRRNIFERYEEKLGSIKGIKFMPELKDTKSNRWLTAFTINNTDNSMSPSKLIRFLSEQNIEARPIWKPLHLQPVFKDCQCYDHFEKENFSVSLFNSGICIPSGSNLSFDDQDRVIENIKKAIVEDSYGKNDR, from the coding sequence TTGAAAAAAATTTTACTTTCCACACCCCATTTGACTGGAAATGAACAAGAGTATATAAATCATGCAATTGAATCCAATTGGGTTGCCCCGTTAGGACCAAACGTAGACAGCTTTGAAAAAGAAATTGCCGATTACGCAGGGTCTAAAGGTGCAGTAGCATTAAGCTCTGGTACGGCTGCTATTCATTTGGCACTCAATTTACTAGGAGTTGGAAAAGGGGATATCGTTTTTTGCTCAACTTTAACGTTTATTGCAAGTGCAAATCCTATTATTTATCAAGGCGCCACCCCTGTATTTATCGATTCTGAACCAGAAACATGGAATTTATCACCGACTGCGTTAGAAAAAGCTTTAATTGAGGCGAAGAAAAATAATAAATTGCCTAAGGCTGTGATCGTTGTTCATTTATTTGGTCAGCCTGCAAAGTTAGATGAAATTATAAGTATTTGCAGCCATTACAACATTCCTATCATTGAAGATGCAGCTGAATCAATGGGAAGTTTATATAAAGGGAAGCAAACAGGGACCTTTGGAGAATTTGGAATCTATTCTTTTAATGGCAATAAAATCATTACAACATCAGGTGGAGGAGCACTTGTATCTGATGATATTAACGCATTAAACAGGGCAAGATTTTTAGCCTCACAGGCAAGGGAGCCTGAAATTCATTACGAGCATAAATACATTGGTTATAACTATCGTATGAGCAATATATTAGCTGGGATAGGAAGGGCTCAGCTTAAAGGACTAGATGAACGCATCCATTTACGTAGAAATATTTTTGAAAGATACGAAGAAAAGCTTGGAAGTATAAAAGGTATCAAATTTATGCCTGAATTAAAGGATACAAAGTCCAATAGATGGTTAACGGCTTTTACAATCAATAACACAGATAATAGTATGAGTCCATCTAAATTAATAAGGTTTTTAAGTGAGCAAAATATTGAAGCCAGACCAATTTGGAAACCATTGCACTTACAGCCAGTATTTAAGGATTGCCAATGCTATGATCATTTTGAAAAAGAGAACTTTTCTGTTTCATTGTTTAATAGTGGTATTTGTATTCCATCAGGATCGAATCTTTCTTTTGATGATCAAGATAGAGTGATAGAAAACATCAAAAAAGCTATTGTGGAGGATTCCTATGGAAAGAATGATAGGTAA
- a CDS encoding lipid II:glycine glycyltransferase FemX, with the protein MFKIVDTAEEWNGILADFKHLDVFYCHEYTQLFAKVEQGAAKAAFYENNDTKILYPFILRDISIFGEQQKDIVTPYGYGGPYIEGSNEEIKKFYSEFSKYCKGNDIITETIRLHPLYKNKEYVKEVMDIRYIGKSIAVDLKQPYKDIWMDYSKNNQRNIKKAKESGMSAEIVPKTTENIAKFHHLYESTMNRKNAAEMYFFSEDFFCELLSDDTLYESFLLFVQYQNKVIAGLILLIGKEIAHYQFGGSNYDYLHLKPNNLLFDYMIRFCQEKGAKFLHLGGGHQFKNDGLYRFKSSFSNCPDYSYYLGTKIYNQEIFDQINEMASNHESFNQNFFPPYRSVLSK; encoded by the coding sequence ATGTTTAAGATAGTAGATACAGCAGAAGAATGGAATGGAATATTAGCAGATTTTAAACATTTAGACGTATTTTATTGTCATGAGTATACCCAGTTGTTCGCGAAGGTTGAGCAAGGAGCGGCAAAAGCAGCTTTTTATGAGAATAATGACACAAAAATTTTATACCCATTTATTTTACGAGATATCTCTATCTTTGGTGAACAACAAAAAGATATAGTGACACCATATGGATATGGTGGTCCATATATCGAAGGAAGTAACGAAGAGATAAAAAAATTTTACTCTGAATTTTCTAAATATTGCAAAGGAAATGACATTATTACCGAAACTATCCGTTTACACCCACTTTATAAAAATAAAGAGTACGTAAAAGAAGTGATGGATATACGATATATTGGAAAATCAATTGCTGTCGATCTTAAACAGCCATACAAAGATATATGGATGGACTATTCAAAAAATAATCAAAGAAATATTAAAAAAGCAAAAGAATCAGGAATGTCTGCTGAAATTGTGCCTAAAACAACGGAAAATATTGCGAAATTCCATCATTTATATGAATCAACAATGAATAGAAAAAACGCTGCTGAAATGTACTTTTTTTCTGAGGATTTTTTTTGTGAATTACTATCTGATGATACATTGTATGAATCATTTCTTCTATTTGTCCAATATCAAAATAAGGTGATTGCAGGATTAATTTTATTAATTGGAAAGGAAATTGCTCATTATCAATTTGGCGGTTCTAATTATGATTACCTGCATTTAAAACCAAATAATTTATTATTTGATTATATGATCAGATTTTGTCAGGAAAAAGGAGCAAAATTTCTTCATCTAGGAGGAGGACACCAATTTAAAAATGATGGCTTATACCGATTTAAATCATCATTTTCAAATTGTCCCGATTATTCATACTACTTAGGGACAAAGATTTATAATCAAGAGATTTTTGATCAAATAAATGAAATGGCTTCAAACCATGAGTCTTTTAATCAAAACTTCTTCCCTCCTTATCGTAGTGTTTTATCAAAATAG